The Capra hircus breed San Clemente unplaced genomic scaffold, ASM170441v1, whole genome shotgun sequence genome has a segment encoding these proteins:
- the LOC102179458 gene encoding melanoma-associated antigen 10-like, with amino-acid sequence MVQTQVHKGQKVKALLKSTKLESQGLTDVKGLQEPRGESPDLKLVSTGHRSEEVQAARGVKVRPVDPVLHCLSVLLLPGVIMPPPPKRLCYMKCWCCTLKENLQSQSENWGLWNAQVPQCEEETASSSSSSSSSSSSSSSSSSSSSSSSPHPTSSCFLTPGTIIEVPDTAGTPSPFQASQRVWTLPTALATTPSIISDQGSGSRKRKRPSTSQALPDGGHLLRDAIDGKVGDLVSFLLVRYHRKEVATKAEMLSVIKDYQDLFPMILSQATDCMNLVFGIDVKALDPTGLFYVLVNTLGLTYNDLLSGDEESMPMAGLLVNTLSIIFIAGNCAPEEKIWEMLGIMGLYAGMNHFIYGDPRELLTQVWVQQGYLEYRQVPNSDPACYEFLWGPRTYAETTKMKVLEFLAKVHDTIPSAFPSLYEEALQSEKTGPQARVVARARARDGTCARTRAYSKAASNSVSCPN; translated from the exons ATGGTGCAGACTCAGGTCCACAAAGGGCAGAAAGTCAAGGCTCTGCTGAAATCAACAAAGTTGGAGTCCCAGGGCTTGACAGATGTGAAG GGGCTCCAGGAACCAAGAGGTGAAAGCCCAGATCTGAAGCTCGTGTCTACAGGTCACAGATCAGAGGAGGTCCAGGCAGCACGAGGAGTCAAGGTGAG GCCTGTGGATCCAGTTCTGCACTGTCTGTCCGTACTCTTGCTACCAGGAGTCATTATGCCTCCACCTCCAAAGCGTTTGTGTTACATGAAGTGTTGGTGCTGCACACTTAAGGAAAACCTTCAGTCCCAGAGCGAGAATTGGGGACTTTGGAATGCACAAGTTCCTCAGTGTGAGGAGGAGACGG cttcttcctcctcctcctcttcttcctcctcctcctcttcttcctcttcctcctcttcttcttcctcctcctctccccaccccacctcctcctgTTTTCTGACCCCAGGCACCATAATTGAAGTTCCTGATACTGCTGGGACACCAAGTCCTTTCCAGGCTTCTCAGAGAGTTTGGACCTTACCCACTGCCCTAGCAACCACTCCATCAATCATATCAGATCAGGGATCTggcagtagaaaaagaaaaaggccaaGCACTTCGCAGGCCCTGCCAGATGGTGGGCACTTGCTCAGAGATGCAATAGATGGTAAGGTGGGGGATCTGGTGTCATTCCTGCTCGTCAGATATCACAGAAAGGAGGTGGCCACAAAGGCAGAAATGCTTAGCGTTATCAAAGATTACCAAGACCTCTTCCCTATGATCCTCAGTCAAGCCACTGACTGCATGAATCTGGTCTTTGGTATTGATGTGAAGGCGTTGGACCCCACAGGTCTCTTCTATGTCTTGGTCAACACCTTGGGTCTCACCTACAATGATTTGTTGAGTGGTGATGAGGAGAGCATGCCCATGGCTGGCCTCCTTGTAAATACCTTGAGTATAATCTTCATAGCTGGCAACTGTGCACCTGAGGAAAAGATCTGGGAAATGCTAGGTATCATGGGGCTGTATGCTGGTATGAACCATTTCATCTATGGGGACCCCAGGGAGCTGCTGACCCAAGTGTGGGTGCAACAAGGGTATCTGGAATACCGACAGGTGCCCAATAGTGATCCTGCCTGCTATGAGTTCCTGTGGGGTCCCCGGACATATGCAGAGACCACTAAGATGAAAGTCTTAGAGTTCTTGGCCAAAGTTCATGATACCATCCCCAGTGCCTTTCCTAGCTTGTATGAAGAAGCTTTGCAAAGTGAAAAAACAGGACCCCAAGCCAGAGTTGtagccagggccagggccagggatGGGACTTGTGCCAGGACCAGGGCCTATTCCAAGGCCGCATCCAACAGCGTCTCTTGCCCCAACTGA